Proteins found in one Vagococcus carniphilus genomic segment:
- a CDS encoding cation diffusion facilitator family transporter has product MSERSAELKQAEKGAIISIFAYIILAVFKLGVGSYAGSKALSADGLNNFTDTIASVAILVGLRLSRKPADNEHRYGHWKAENVASLLTSLIMFAVGCEVLISAVKSVIDKDIQQPEPIAAIVGIISAIIMYLVYLYNKKLGEKYNSSSLTAVAKDNFSDMLTSLGTAIAVFTASFHLSWLDTLTAVIIAFVILKTAIDIFKESAFYLSDGFDRDTLIVYKLEILKIKGIKEVPVLRARNLGANVFLDVTVRMDPNLTVKESHEIVDNMEADLKRKFNIFDIDVHVEPYECDECLEKKN; this is encoded by the coding sequence ATGTCAGAAAGAAGTGCCGAATTAAAACAAGCAGAAAAAGGGGCTATTATTAGTATCTTTGCCTACATTATTCTAGCAGTCTTTAAATTAGGCGTTGGGAGCTATGCTGGCTCAAAAGCACTATCTGCTGACGGATTAAACAATTTTACAGATACTATTGCTTCTGTTGCTATTTTAGTTGGTTTAAGACTTTCAAGAAAACCAGCAGATAACGAACATCGATACGGACATTGGAAAGCAGAAAATGTTGCAAGTCTTCTAACTTCTTTAATTATGTTTGCTGTCGGTTGTGAAGTCTTAATTTCAGCGGTTAAATCTGTTATCGATAAAGATATTCAACAACCAGAACCCATTGCTGCTATTGTTGGGATTATCTCTGCTATCATTATGTACCTTGTCTATTTATATAATAAAAAATTGGGAGAAAAATATAATAGTAGCTCTCTAACTGCTGTTGCTAAAGATAATTTTAGTGATATGCTAACAAGTCTTGGGACAGCAATCGCTGTTTTTACTGCAAGTTTTCATTTATCATGGCTAGATACACTAACAGCTGTAATTATCGCTTTTGTCATTTTAAAAACAGCCATTGACATATTTAAAGAGAGTGCCTTCTATTTATCAGATGGTTTTGATAGAGATACACTTATCGTCTATAAACTTGAAATTTTAAAAATTAAAGGAATCAAAGAAGTACCTGTATTGAGAGCAAGAAATTTAGGTGCCAATGTCTTTTTAGATGTGACAGTTCGAATGGACCCTAATTTAACTGTTAAAGAAAGTCATGAAATTGTAGATAATATGGAAGCTGATTTAAAAAGGAAATTTAATATATTTGATATTGATGTTCATGTAGAACCGTATGAATGCGATGAATGTCTAGAGAAAAAGAATTAA
- a CDS encoding pyridoxal phosphate-dependent aminotransferase — MDSTFLSKIYQEPEANILLEFGAMASKMDDLLDLSYGDPDITTDARIIEAAFNDAKNGHTHYTAPSGDKEFLKEAQHYYNSRYGLSVELNQIRATVGALHGIFLALTVLLDEGDEVIIHEPYFTPYKTQIRDAGGKAVIIPTYEKDDFQIDIDILKKAITPRTKVLILNTPNNPTGSVFSTETLKKIAELAIEHNFYIFSDEVYDSFCFEKEYVSIAKFAPENTVIFNSFSKTFAMTGWRVGYMIAPTFINEACYHLDEGICFSAPSISQRAGVYALQHINEIMPDVTSLFEERLRYIEKRVENIPFMSLKPIKGSIYAFINISGTGLSSVDFSMKLLEEQKVLVVPGKAFGDSGDNYIRFAATRDLDTLKEAFDKIEKLTF; from the coding sequence ATGGATTCAACTTTTTTATCAAAAATCTATCAAGAACCTGAGGCAAATATTCTATTAGAATTTGGTGCAATGGCAAGTAAGATGGATGACTTGCTTGATTTATCATATGGTGATCCTGATATTACAACTGATGCCCGCATAATAGAAGCTGCATTTAATGACGCTAAAAATGGGCACACTCACTATACTGCTCCTAGTGGAGACAAAGAATTTCTTAAAGAAGCACAGCATTACTATAATAGTCGATATGGTTTATCAGTTGAGCTTAATCAAATACGCGCAACAGTTGGTGCTCTTCATGGTATCTTTCTTGCTTTAACAGTTTTATTAGATGAAGGTGATGAAGTTATTATTCATGAACCCTATTTCACTCCTTATAAAACTCAGATAAGAGATGCTGGCGGAAAAGCTGTCATTATTCCAACATATGAAAAAGATGACTTTCAAATCGATATAGATATTCTAAAAAAAGCCATCACTCCTAGAACTAAAGTTTTGATTCTCAATACACCAAACAATCCAACTGGTTCTGTTTTTTCAACTGAAACGTTGAAAAAAATTGCAGAGTTGGCTATTGAACATAATTTTTATATTTTTTCTGATGAAGTTTATGATTCTTTTTGCTTTGAAAAAGAATATGTTTCTATCGCTAAGTTTGCTCCTGAAAATACAGTTATTTTTAATAGTTTTTCAAAAACATTTGCTATGACAGGCTGGCGAGTTGGGTACATGATTGCCCCAACCTTCATAAACGAAGCGTGTTACCATCTAGATGAAGGAATTTGCTTTTCTGCACCATCAATATCTCAACGAGCTGGTGTCTACGCTCTACAACATATTAACGAGATTATGCCTGATGTAACTAGTCTATTTGAAGAAAGACTAAGATATATCGAAAAACGTGTTGAGAATATCCCATTTATGTCATTAAAACCTATCAAAGGAAGCATATATGCTTTTATAAATATTTCAGGAACAGGTCTATCATCCGTTGATTTTTCTATGAAACTATTAGAGGAGCAAAAAGTACTTGTGGTTCCAGGAAAAGCATTTGGTGATAGTGGAGATAACTATATTAGATTTGCTGCTACTCGTGACTTAGATACCTTAAAAGAAGCCTTTGATAAAATCGAAAAATTAACTTTTTAA
- a CDS encoding amino acid ABC transporter ATP-binding protein, translating into MINIKGLTKTFDKNEVLKGIDLTINQGEVVVVIGPSGSGKSTFLRCLNLLEEPTSGDIEFEGVNLVDKKTDINQLRQKMGMVFQSFNLFPHKTVLDNLTISPIKVKGESPESANKKALKLLDRVGLKDKANSFPSQLSGGQQQRVAIARALAMNPDVMLFDEPTSALDPEMVGEVLAVMKDLAKEGMTMVVVTHEMGFAKEVADRVIFMADGFIAEEGTPDELFNHPKNPRTQDFLSKVL; encoded by the coding sequence ATGATTAATATTAAAGGATTAACTAAAACATTCGATAAAAATGAAGTCTTAAAAGGAATTGATTTAACCATCAACCAAGGAGAGGTAGTTGTCGTTATTGGCCCTTCTGGTAGTGGTAAAAGTACCTTTTTAAGATGTTTAAACCTTTTAGAAGAACCTACAAGTGGTGACATTGAATTTGAAGGTGTTAATTTAGTTGATAAGAAAACTGACATCAATCAACTTCGTCAAAAAATGGGAATGGTCTTTCAAAGTTTCAACCTATTTCCTCATAAAACAGTGTTAGATAACTTAACCATTAGCCCTATCAAAGTTAAAGGGGAATCACCTGAATCTGCTAATAAGAAAGCTTTAAAATTATTAGACCGAGTTGGTCTTAAGGACAAGGCAAATAGCTTCCCTTCACAATTATCAGGTGGACAACAGCAACGTGTCGCAATAGCTAGAGCTTTAGCTATGAATCCTGATGTGATGTTGTTTGATGAACCAACCTCAGCACTTGATCCTGAGATGGTTGGAGAAGTGTTAGCAGTTATGAAAGATTTAGCTAAAGAAGGGATGACGATGGTCGTCGTTACTCATGAAATGGGATTTGCCAAAGAAGTGGCAGACCGTGTCATTTTCATGGCTGATGGTTTTATCGCAGAAGAAGGAACTCCTGATGAGCTATTCAATCATCCAAAAAACCCAAGAACTCAAGACTTTTTAAGTAAAGTGTTGTAA
- a CDS encoding ABC transporter substrate-binding protein/permease: MIKKWQQKFAMLMVLLISFIGFTSVYGESSDPTLKKVEDKGVLTVGLSADYAPYEFHATVDGKDKIVGTDIDIAQKIADDMGVKLKIEEYGFDALIGALKTGKIDMVISGMSPTPERLKEVDFSDPYMTVDQKVIIRKEDKEKYQTIDDLKGKKVGAQKQSIQEELANKEVEANTVSLQRLPDIILQLQNKKVEAAIMEGPVADAYVLQNDALVIPKNVTFKDAAKETAVAIPKDSTEFAEAINHSIKEIKDDNLMKGYKENAAKLMFEDESFFKKYSSFYVKGTLYTIFLAFIGVFFGSILGAILALMKLSKNKLLKGIAYIYIEYVRGTPLLVQIFLVFFGSNVLGLELSALVASCLALALNSGAYVAEVVRAGIKAVNVGQTEAARSLGMNQAQAMRHIVLPQAIKNILPALGNEFVTVIKESSVVSVIGVSELMFQGGVVQGASFKPFLPIVIVSLIYFVLTFTLSRVLGVAERRMGSND, translated from the coding sequence ATGATAAAAAAATGGCAGCAAAAATTTGCCATGTTAATGGTCTTATTAATTAGTTTTATTGGTTTTACATCGGTTTACGGGGAAAGTAGTGATCCCACTTTAAAAAAAGTGGAAGATAAAGGTGTACTAACAGTTGGTCTTTCTGCCGACTACGCTCCTTATGAGTTCCATGCAACAGTTGATGGAAAAGATAAAATTGTCGGAACAGATATCGATATCGCGCAAAAAATAGCTGATGATATGGGTGTCAAACTAAAAATTGAAGAATACGGTTTTGACGCTTTGATTGGTGCTTTAAAAACGGGTAAAATCGACATGGTTATTTCTGGTATGTCACCCACTCCAGAACGTTTAAAAGAAGTCGATTTCTCAGATCCTTATATGACAGTGGATCAAAAAGTTATTATCAGAAAAGAAGATAAAGAAAAATATCAAACTATTGATGATTTAAAAGGAAAAAAAGTTGGCGCTCAAAAACAATCTATTCAGGAAGAATTGGCTAATAAAGAAGTAGAAGCTAACACAGTCTCTCTTCAACGCCTTCCAGATATTATTCTACAACTTCAAAATAAAAAAGTAGAAGCAGCTATTATGGAAGGTCCAGTTGCTGATGCCTATGTTTTACAAAATGATGCTTTAGTCATTCCAAAAAATGTGACGTTTAAAGATGCCGCAAAAGAAACAGCGGTTGCTATTCCTAAAGATTCAACAGAATTTGCAGAAGCTATTAACCATTCAATTAAAGAAATCAAAGATGACAACTTAATGAAGGGTTATAAAGAAAATGCGGCAAAATTAATGTTTGAAGATGAATCCTTCTTTAAAAAATATAGTTCATTCTATGTTAAAGGGACTCTTTATACGATTTTCTTAGCCTTTATTGGTGTGTTTTTCGGTTCTATTTTAGGAGCCATCTTAGCTTTAATGAAACTTTCTAAAAATAAATTACTAAAAGGAATTGCTTATATTTATATTGAGTATGTCCGTGGAACGCCCTTACTCGTTCAAATTTTCTTAGTATTCTTTGGTTCAAATGTTCTTGGTCTTGAACTAAGCGCTCTTGTTGCTAGTTGTTTGGCGTTAGCATTAAACAGTGGAGCATATGTAGCGGAAGTTGTACGTGCTGGGATTAAAGCAGTTAATGTAGGACAAACAGAAGCAGCTCGTTCACTTGGAATGAACCAAGCACAAGCAATGCGTCACATTGTTTTACCACAAGCCATTAAGAATATTTTACCGGCACTTGGAAATGAGTTTGTTACAGTTATTAAAGAATCATCTGTTGTTTCTGTTATTGGTGTTTCTGAGTTAATGTTCCAAGGTGGCGTGGTCCAAGGTGCTAGTTTTAAACCATTCTTACCAATCGTGATTGTTTCATTGATTTATTTTGTTTTAACATTTACATTATCTAGAGTTCTAGGTGTTGCTGAAAGGAGAATGGGATCAAATGATTAA
- a CDS encoding peptide ABC transporter substrate-binding protein — protein sequence MKYKKIVGSMLIVSSVLLLVGCSSGTAKKTDDSKKKDGKIEQVAKFGIPQEIASIDPAKATDKVSFGVMNQIYEGFYRMDEKNIPQPAGAKELAEVSEDGLTYTLKLREESKWSNGDPVVAKDYVYAWQRVVKPETASEYAYLLENVKNGKAIMAGEKEPTELGIEAVNEHEVKITLDHAIPYFDSLLAFPSFFPLNEKSVEEFGKDAFNTSEKVIYNGPFTLAEFDGPGSDIEWKYLKNKDYWDEKEVKIGEVQATVIKEASTALNLYEDGQLDDVIVTGELAKQYKDDPNFVGEKDGRVVYIDTNKKSKKVPFDNLNLRKALYYSIDNKAIVDTVLGDGSEAVNGIVPKELALNPETKKDFVDESGKYKTYDEKKAKDYLEKAKKELNTKEITFDILTDDNDSTKKLAEYLQGSFKDKLGIKTTVTPVTKPIRLERTDKGDFDMVVTAWGADYTDVSSFLDLFVTGNSYNRGEYSSKSYDKLIDEARTKNATDAKARWKNYLDAEKILLEDDAAVIPVYQVVEGHLRNPDLKGYIAHSAGASYEYKYLEMKK from the coding sequence ATGAAATATAAAAAAATAGTAGGTTCAATGCTCATAGTGAGTTCTGTACTTCTTTTGGTAGGGTGTTCAAGCGGTACTGCAAAAAAAACTGATGATAGCAAAAAGAAAGATGGCAAAATAGAACAAGTAGCTAAGTTTGGTATTCCTCAAGAAATTGCTTCAATTGATCCAGCAAAAGCAACGGATAAAGTTAGTTTTGGTGTAATGAATCAAATTTATGAAGGTTTTTACCGAATGGATGAAAAAAATATCCCGCAACCAGCAGGAGCAAAAGAATTGGCTGAAGTAAGTGAAGATGGTTTAACTTACACACTTAAGTTACGAGAAGAATCAAAATGGTCAAATGGTGATCCAGTTGTTGCAAAGGATTATGTCTATGCGTGGCAACGTGTCGTAAAACCAGAAACAGCCTCTGAGTATGCTTACTTACTTGAAAATGTTAAAAACGGTAAAGCGATTATGGCTGGCGAAAAAGAACCAACAGAATTAGGGATTGAAGCAGTAAATGAGCACGAGGTAAAAATTACATTAGATCATGCTATTCCTTATTTTGATTCACTATTGGCTTTTCCTAGTTTCTTTCCTTTAAATGAAAAATCTGTAGAAGAATTTGGAAAAGATGCTTTTAATACAAGTGAGAAAGTTATTTATAATGGACCATTTACATTAGCTGAATTTGATGGCCCAGGTTCTGATATTGAATGGAAATATTTAAAGAATAAAGATTATTGGGACGAAAAAGAAGTTAAGATAGGCGAAGTACAAGCGACTGTAATTAAAGAAGCGTCAACAGCTCTTAACTTATATGAAGATGGCCAGTTAGATGATGTGATTGTAACAGGTGAATTAGCGAAACAATATAAAGATGATCCAAATTTTGTAGGTGAAAAAGATGGACGTGTGGTTTATATTGATACGAATAAAAAGAGTAAAAAAGTTCCATTTGATAACCTGAATTTAAGAAAAGCTCTGTATTATTCAATTGATAATAAAGCTATTGTTGATACAGTTTTAGGGGATGGTTCAGAAGCTGTTAATGGTATCGTACCAAAAGAATTGGCTCTAAATCCAGAAACTAAAAAAGACTTTGTTGATGAGTCTGGAAAATATAAAACATACGATGAGAAAAAAGCAAAAGATTATTTAGAAAAAGCTAAAAAAGAATTAAATACAAAAGAAATTACGTTTGACATTTTAACAGATGATAATGATTCAACTAAAAAATTAGCAGAATATTTGCAAGGCTCATTTAAAGATAAGTTAGGCATTAAAACAACAGTAACACCGGTAACAAAACCAATTCGTTTGGAGAGAACTGATAAAGGTGATTTTGATATGGTAGTTACTGCTTGGGGAGCAGATTATACTGATGTTAGTTCATTCTTAGATTTATTTGTAACAGGAAATAGCTACAATAGAGGGGAATACTCAAGTAAGAGCTATGACAAATTAATCGATGAAGCAAGAACTAAAAATGCAACTGATGCAAAAGCTCGTTGGAAAAATTACTTAGATGCAGAAAAAATTCTTTTAGAAGATGATGCAGCAGTTATTCCAGTCTATCAAGTAGTTGAAGGGCACTTGAGAAACCCTGATTTAAAAGGTTATATTGCTCACAGTGCAGGAGCTTCTTATGAGTATAAATATTTAGAAATGAAAAAATAA
- a CDS encoding peptide ABC transporter substrate-binding protein: protein MTMKKKILFSSIVTLGVILSACGGNQETEKSSSSTSQKTGVEQKIAISTPAPISTLDTTQTTDKNTFTMVQHLFEGLTRFDEKTNPVPGIAEKIDVSEDGKTYNFKLRDDAKWSNGDKITAQDFEFSWKRLLNPKTQGPNAYLLDNVVNGLAIRNAEKGIDEVGFKAVSDTEFKVELENPQPSFLSVLAIGWLAPQQEKFVKEAGDKYGTTSESILYNGPFVLTKWDGTSDTWTLEKNEAYYDEKSVKLKEVDVQTLKEENTGINLFESEELDLVRISGQNVAQYKDLPGYVTFSDVSNSFLDFNQKEGSPLANVNVRKAISLAIDKKALTENVLADGSKPLNGLVPANLYENPDTKEDYRKYAEEFATYNLKEANKSWDKAKKEVGKTVEIKLLAADTDQGKKVSEYIQSELEKNLKGLKISVNLQPANNLNQSRREKDYELSLSGWIAGSSELDSYFNLYAKDSSYNYGNFNNEEYTKLVTDAKTINANHPDKQFADYKKAEDILLNQESAQVPIYQSASNYLVNPKISHVEYPLYGGYFFLRNAEVTEK from the coding sequence ATAACAATGAAAAAGAAAATATTATTTAGCAGTATTGTGACATTAGGAGTTATCTTAAGCGCCTGTGGTGGAAACCAGGAGACAGAAAAAAGTAGTTCTTCAACTAGTCAAAAGACTGGTGTTGAGCAAAAAATAGCTATTAGTACACCGGCTCCTATCTCAACTCTTGATACAACGCAAACAACAGATAAAAATACATTCACAATGGTTCAACACTTGTTTGAAGGATTAACGCGGTTTGATGAGAAAACAAATCCAGTTCCAGGGATAGCAGAGAAAATTGATGTCAGTGAAGATGGTAAAACGTATAATTTTAAGTTGAGAGATGATGCTAAATGGAGTAATGGTGATAAAATCACAGCACAAGATTTTGAGTTCTCTTGGAAAAGATTGTTAAATCCTAAAACTCAAGGACCTAATGCTTACTTACTTGATAATGTGGTAAACGGGTTAGCTATTAGAAATGCTGAAAAAGGAATTGATGAGGTTGGATTTAAAGCTGTTTCTGATACTGAATTTAAAGTGGAATTAGAAAATCCTCAACCGTCCTTTTTATCTGTATTAGCAATCGGCTGGTTAGCTCCGCAACAAGAAAAATTTGTTAAGGAAGCTGGAGATAAGTATGGAACAACGAGTGAATCAATTTTATATAATGGTCCATTTGTTTTAACGAAATGGGATGGAACAAGTGATACATGGACTTTAGAAAAAAATGAAGCTTATTATGATGAAAAGTCAGTAAAACTAAAAGAGGTAGACGTTCAGACTTTGAAAGAAGAAAATACAGGAATCAATTTATTTGAAAGCGAAGAGTTAGATTTGGTTCGCATAAGTGGCCAAAATGTAGCTCAATATAAAGACTTACCCGGTTATGTTACTTTTTCAGATGTCTCAAATAGCTTTTTAGATTTTAACCAAAAGGAAGGCTCTCCATTAGCAAATGTGAATGTTAGAAAAGCAATTTCACTTGCCATTGATAAAAAGGCTTTAACAGAAAATGTTCTAGCAGATGGTTCAAAACCACTGAATGGATTAGTACCTGCTAATCTTTATGAAAACCCAGATACAAAAGAAGATTACCGTAAATATGCTGAAGAATTTGCAACTTATAACTTAAAAGAAGCTAATAAAAGTTGGGACAAAGCTAAAAAAGAAGTAGGAAAAACAGTTGAAATTAAGCTGCTTGCAGCAGATACAGATCAAGGTAAGAAAGTATCAGAATATATTCAAAGTGAATTAGAGAAAAATTTAAAAGGACTAAAAATTTCAGTGAATTTACAACCGGCTAATAACTTAAATCAATCAAGAAGAGAAAAAGACTATGAGTTATCTTTATCTGGTTGGATTGCTGGAAGCAGCGAATTAGATTCTTATTTCAATCTTTACGCAAAAGATTCTTCATACAATTATGGTAACTTTAATAATGAAGAGTATACTAAATTAGTGACTGATGCTAAAACGATTAATGCTAATCATCCAGATAAACAGTTTGCAGACTATAAAAAAGCAGAAGACATTTTGTTAAATCAAGAATCAGCACAAGTACCAATTTATCAAAGTGCTTCAAACTATTTAGTTAATCCTAAAATTAGTCATGTTGAATACCCACTTTATGGTGGTTACTTCTTCTTAAGAAATGCAGAAGTTACAGAAAAATAG
- the pepT gene encoding peptidase T, producing the protein MKEKLLERFITYVKLNTRSDANSSTIPTTKGQEEFAFILKEELEQMKLLNIYYNQSNGFLTAYLPKNSEKYPAIGLIAHLDTADFSAENITPKIHSNYDGQDVLLNEEEQIIMKVSEFPNLKDYVGQTLITTDGTTLLGADDKAGIVEILSTLDYFLTHPNESHGDIWVAFGPDEEIGQGADLFDVASFPAEYAYTVDSGRVGHFEYETFNAAQATIEIDGTSVHPGTAYGMMVNAIKVGQTLDSYLPQNEVPEKTKDREGFYLLHDFSGTIDQAKMVYIIRDHDKVKFEERKQHLVESVAKLNQELDRSRITIQLKDQYYNMGEVIEKDKRSVDVAIRAMKNLSIEPIITPFRGGTDGSKISLMGLPTPNIFTGGENFHGQYEFITLEAMETATQTLIEIVKESKNE; encoded by the coding sequence ATGAAAGAAAAATTACTCGAACGATTTATAACCTATGTCAAACTTAATACAAGGTCAGATGCAAACAGTTCAACGATACCAACAACAAAAGGACAAGAAGAATTTGCTTTTATCTTAAAAGAAGAGCTAGAACAAATGAAACTTTTAAACATTTATTATAATCAGTCTAATGGTTTTTTAACGGCTTACCTTCCCAAGAATTCAGAAAAATACCCAGCCATTGGATTAATTGCTCATTTAGATACAGCGGATTTTAGTGCTGAAAACATCACACCAAAAATTCATTCAAATTATGATGGACAAGATGTTTTACTAAATGAAGAGGAACAAATCATAATGAAAGTTTCTGAGTTTCCTAATTTAAAAGATTATGTTGGACAAACACTTATAACAACTGATGGGACAACCCTTTTAGGAGCTGATGACAAGGCTGGAATTGTTGAAATATTAAGTACGCTGGATTACTTTTTAACGCATCCAAATGAATCTCACGGTGATATTTGGGTAGCATTTGGTCCAGATGAAGAAATTGGCCAAGGAGCCGATCTTTTTGATGTCGCTTCTTTTCCAGCTGAATATGCTTATACGGTTGATAGTGGTCGTGTGGGTCATTTTGAATATGAAACTTTTAACGCGGCTCAAGCGACTATTGAAATTGATGGTACAAGTGTTCATCCAGGAACTGCTTATGGCATGATGGTTAATGCCATCAAAGTAGGCCAAACACTAGATAGTTATTTACCACAAAATGAAGTTCCTGAAAAAACCAAAGATAGAGAAGGCTTTTACTTACTTCATGATTTTAGTGGGACTATAGATCAGGCAAAAATGGTTTATATTATTAGAGATCATGACAAAGTTAAGTTTGAAGAAAGAAAACAGCACTTAGTGGAAAGTGTGGCAAAATTAAATCAAGAATTAGATCGTTCTAGGATAACGATTCAATTGAAGGATCAATACTACAATATGGGAGAGGTTATTGAAAAAGATAAGCGATCAGTTGATGTTGCCATTCGAGCCATGAAAAATTTATCAATTGAACCAATTATCACTCCCTTTAGAGGTGGAACAGATGGCTCAAAAATCTCTTTAATGGGACTTCCAACACCTAATATTTTTACTGGTGGAGAGAATTTTCATGGTCAATATGAGTTTATTACACTAGAAGCTATGGAGACAGCGACACAAACATTAATTGAAATTGTGAAAGAAAGTAAAAATGAATAA
- the licT gene encoding BglG family transcription antiterminator LicT, whose translation MRIKKILNNNVVMIDDQFGEEAIVWGKGLAFNKKVGDLVDVAVIEKVFPVSDSEIFFKLQDVMKDIPIDYFEITSQILEMVEKEISEKWNETLLISLSDHIFSSVRRYEEGITISNPLTWDIKRIYPKEFKIGMSALEIINERFRVTLNEDEAAFIATHIVNAVIDENQHDVIESEGYKTTILIQEILNIIRYFFKIEISEDSTHYFRFVSHLKFFSKRLLAGTSHSESPDPELFKMVSEKYGNASKCVDKISEFILEKYHYELTIEERLYLTVHIQRIVYSNSL comes from the coding sequence ATGAGAATCAAAAAGATTTTAAATAATAATGTAGTCATGATTGATGACCAGTTTGGCGAAGAGGCAATTGTTTGGGGAAAAGGATTGGCATTTAACAAAAAAGTTGGAGATTTAGTTGATGTAGCAGTGATTGAGAAAGTTTTTCCTGTGTCAGATTCTGAAATCTTCTTTAAACTTCAAGATGTTATGAAAGATATTCCAATTGATTATTTTGAAATAACTAGCCAGATTTTAGAGATGGTTGAAAAAGAAATTAGTGAGAAATGGAATGAAACGCTGTTAATCTCTTTATCTGACCATATTTTTTCAAGTGTTAGAAGGTATGAAGAAGGGATAACTATTTCGAACCCTTTAACTTGGGATATCAAGCGAATTTATCCTAAGGAATTTAAAATAGGAATGTCCGCATTAGAGATAATCAATGAACGTTTCCGTGTTACTTTGAATGAAGATGAAGCAGCATTTATTGCTACTCATATTGTTAATGCTGTTATCGATGAAAACCAACATGATGTAATTGAATCGGAAGGGTATAAAACAACCATCTTGATTCAGGAGATTTTAAATATTATTCGCTATTTCTTTAAAATTGAAATTTCAGAAGATTCGACGCATTATTTTCGATTTGTTTCTCACTTAAAATTCTTCTCTAAACGATTATTAGCAGGAACAAGTCATTCAGAATCTCCAGATCCAGAACTATTTAAAATGGTTTCTGAAAAATATGGAAATGCATCAAAATGTGTGGATAAGATTAGTGAGTTTATTTTAGAGAAGTATCATTATGAATTAACAATTGAAGAACGGTTATATTTGACTGTTCACATACAAAGAATTGTTTACAGTAATTCTTTGTAA